GCTTATTTATATACAAAGCTTTATTATTAGCTAGTAAAAAACATAAAGATAATCTACTTTATAAAGCAATTGCTTATGCAGCGTTTTATCCGTCTTTAAATGCTACTGCTATTTATTTTATCACTAATAAACTTACTCAAAATATGCAAGTAGAACAATTTTCATTTTTAATAAGCTTTATATTAAGCATTATTCTTAGCTATATTTTTGTAAATAAAACTAAAAATCTAATGATAATTAGCTTAATTATTTTATTGGCATTATTAATATCTGATATTTGTATTAGCGGTTTTGTATTTATAACAATGATGTTTGACTTTGTTATATTACTTATAATTTTAGGATTAATTATTAATTTAAGGAGAGCAAATGTTAATAATATTAATTAATTTAATAGGAGCAATCTGCCTTAGTATTGATTATAAAAAAGCAAGTTATATTTTATTTGCAATAGCATTTGTATGTGCCTTATATCTTGATGCAAAACTATATAATTTAATGATATTTTTTAGTTCAATTTTTGCATTTTGTATTTTTTTCATATTTGTTGTTTCTTTATATAGTCAATGTAAAACTAAAATTAGTTAATATTGAATATAATTTAGATAATTAAGGAAAAATATGAAATTTAGCCAAGATGAGATATTTTCAGCTACCGATGTCGTGCGTAATTTTTCTACAATTTTAAAAAAAATTGAAGGCAATAAAAAGGTTTTCGTAGTCAAAAACAATAAATTTCAATGCGTTATGCTAAGCCTTGCTGAATATGAAAAATTACAAAATGCTTTAGTAATTTTAGAAGCTATTTATAAGGACAAAAAAAATGGCAAGAATTAATATAAAAAATCTCGGGCTAAGTTATCTAATAAGACAAGGAAATGGAGAAAAAGTAGCTTTAATAATGCACGGCTGGGGTGCTAATAAAGAACTAATGGAGCAATTTTTCACAAAATCTTTAAGCAAGCATTGTAAGCAAATGATATTTTTAGACTTTGCAGGATTTGGTGGAAGTGATGAGCCAAGTTATGCTTTTAACTCTATTGATTATCTTAATTTGACAAATGAATTTATAAAAGCATTAGATATAAAAGTTGATATTTTGCTAGGTCATTCTTATGGTGGCAAAATTGCTTGTCTTATGGCTAGTAAGAATGATTATGATGCGTTGATTTTATGTGCTAGTGCTGGGCTAAAACTACCAAAAAGCTCTAAAGTAAAGCTAAAAATCTTTCTTGCAAAATGCTTAAATAAATTAGGATTTAAAAATATAAGAAGATTTTTAGCTAGTAAAGATGGTGCTACGCTAAGCCCTATTATGTATGAGACTTTTAAAAATGTAGTTGATGAAGACTATCAAAACGAAATTAGCAAAATCAACACAAAAACCTTGCTATTATGGGGAGAAAGCGACACTGCAACACCACTTAGCATAGCAAATAAAATGCAAGGTTTAATCAAAAACTCAAAACTAATTACCTTTAATGGAAATCATTTTTTCTTTATGCAAAATGATTTATGTAATGATATTACTCATTTTTTAGACAATAATTAAATTGCTGAAAGAAAAAATTAATTTTAAAATTACCTTTTTTACAAGGCTTTAATATCTTACAATTTTTACGACATTGTTTTATACCATAGAAATTTAAGGTATTAAAGTTTGTGCTTTTTGAACTTAATTCATAAATTTGATTATTTTTTAATTCTTTAGCTAATTCTTTACTAAGATGATATTTATTGGCAAAATGTTCGTTAGTTTCAATAAATTTATAAAAAAAAGGATTGAAAATTACAAAGATATAGCTAATTATAAGAGATATTAAAATAAACCACATTATTAATTTATGTTTTTTTCTAAATTGAGGTAGATGCACTTTGTATGAATTTAAGAAATTTTGTATTATTAGTGGTATACTTACAATTAAAAAAGGCAAAAATTCTGGTGAATCAGGTTTTTGTCTAAACGATAATACAAGATATATAATGAATGATGTTGCTGAGCAAAAATACAATAAGTCTTTTTTTCCTTTAAAAGTTGTGTAATAAATTGTATAAAAAAAGTATAAGAATAGTGGTGGTGAAAATGCTGCGGCACAAATTGTTAAAATTTCTAAGAAATATCCCCTAGGGCGTCCAGAAAAATCATAACCATTTATCAAAAGAGAGACAAAAAATAATATAAATGATAGAAAAAATAAATTATTCCAACGTTTAAAATATGCATAAAATATACATGCGAGATAAAAACTAATCATAGCCTTATCAATAAAAACACTTATTATAAGCACGATATAAAATGTAATTTTTGATTTTTTTAATTCTAGATATGTCA
This genomic stretch from Campylobacter sp. MG1 harbors:
- a CDS encoding type II toxin-antitoxin system Phd/YefM family antitoxin, with the translated sequence MKFSQDEIFSATDVVRNFSTILKKIEGNKKVFVVKNNKFQCVMLSLAEYEKLQNALVILEAIYKDKKNGKN
- a CDS encoding alpha/beta fold hydrolase — translated: MARINIKNLGLSYLIRQGNGEKVALIMHGWGANKELMEQFFTKSLSKHCKQMIFLDFAGFGGSDEPSYAFNSIDYLNLTNEFIKALDIKVDILLGHSYGGKIACLMASKNDYDALILCASAGLKLPKSSKVKLKIFLAKCLNKLGFKNIRRFLASKDGATLSPIMYETFKNVVDEDYQNEISKINTKTLLLWGESDTATPLSIANKMQGLIKNSKLITFNGNHFFFMQNDLCNDITHFLDNN